One part of the uncultured Bacteroides sp. genome encodes these proteins:
- a CDS encoding metal ABC transporter ATP-binding protein, whose product MNKIIEIEHLFASYDNKTVLRDVNLNVYERDFLGIIGPNGGGKTTLIKLILGLLKPESGEIRFLRDGKPVNNLSMGYLPQYNAIDKKFPISVYDVILSGLSRKKSLIKKFSDEHHAQVAEIITHMGLQGLEKKTIGQLSGGQLQRVLLARAIVANPEIVILDEPNTYIDKRFESRLYETLSEINKERAIILVSHDIGTVISNVKTIACVNETLDYHPDSEVSAEWLEEKFECPIELLGHGELPHRIIKNHHHEEQK is encoded by the coding sequence ATGAATAAGATTATTGAAATAGAACATCTGTTTGCAAGTTATGATAATAAAACAGTATTGCGTGATGTAAACCTGAATGTTTATGAACGTGATTTCTTAGGCATTATAGGACCAAACGGTGGAGGAAAAACGACATTAATTAAACTTATTCTGGGTTTGCTAAAACCGGAAAGTGGAGAAATCCGTTTTCTACGTGATGGTAAACCGGTAAATAACTTGTCGATGGGATATTTACCTCAATATAACGCTATTGATAAAAAGTTCCCGATATCTGTATACGACGTAATTCTTTCGGGTTTAAGCCGGAAAAAGTCTCTGATAAAGAAATTTTCTGATGAGCACCATGCACAGGTTGCGGAAATTATTACTCACATGGGTTTGCAAGGGCTTGAGAAAAAGACTATCGGTCAGTTGTCTGGCGGACAGCTTCAACGTGTTTTGCTGGCGAGAGCTATTGTAGCTAATCCTGAAATTGTAATTCTTGACGAACCAAATACTTATATTGATAAGCGTTTTGAAAGCCGTCTTTATGAAACTCTCTCCGAAATTAATAAAGAGCGGGCAATAATATTGGTTTCTCATGATATTGGTACAGTTATCAGTAACGTAAAAACAATAGCTTGTGTGAATGAAACCCTCGATTATCATCCCGATTCTGAGGTCTCTGCAGAATGGTTGGAAGAGAAGTTTGAATGCCCTATTGAGTTGTTGGGACATGGTGAACTTCCTCACCGCATCATAAAGAATCACCATCACGAAGAACAGAAGTAA
- a CDS encoding DUF2723 domain-containing protein, whose translation MKQYKLVNNLTGWFAFAIAAVVYCLTIEPTASFWDCGEFITSSYKLEVGHPPGAPFFMLTANFFTQFVSDPAMVAKMVNTMSALMSAACIMFLFWTITHLTRKLVLKDGEEPKLSQIITIMGSGLVGALVYTFSDTFWFSAVEGEVYAYSSLFTAVVFWLILKWEDVADEPHSDRWIVLIAYLTGLSIGVHLLNLLCIPAIVLVYYFKKHPNANAKGSLLALVGSMVLIGIVLYGIVPGFVKVGGWFELLFVNDFGLPFNTGLIIYIIILLAAIFWGIYESYVEKSDKKMKLSFLLTVALLGIPFYGHGTSSVVIGAIVLAVLAIYLFAEFINKKYQISARTLNTSLLCIMMIMVGYSSYALIVIRSTANTPMDQNSPEDIFTLGSYLGREQYGSRPLFYGPAYSSKVKLEEKDGYCSPVVEEGAPIYVRKEKASANEKDQYITAGNQQDYVYAQNMLFPRMYSSAHEAQYKNWMNIEGYDVPYDQCGEMVTVNMPTQLDNIKFFFSYQMNFMYWRYFMWNFAGRQNDIQGSGEIEHGNWITGIPFIDNALVGDQSLLPDDLANNRGHNVYYCLPLLLGIIGILFQAYRGQKGIQGFWAVFFLFFMTGIAIVVYLNQTPSQPRERDYAYAGSFYAYAIWIGMGVAGLVRLLNKKLGETPSAVIASVACLIVPIQMAGQTWDDHDRSDRYACRDIGQNYLNSCQTKGNPIIFTNGDNDTFPLWYNQETEGFRTDVRVCNLSYLQTDWYIDQMKRPAYNSPSVPITWNRLEYVTGVNEYIQVRPEVKETILALYKSNPAEAKKNFGDNPFELKNILKHWVRSDKEEFKIIPTDSIVIKLDKEAIKRSGMMIPDSLNGVIPDYMTLSLKGKRGISKSELMMLEMIAECNWERPVYMAISVGSENHLCFSDNFCQEGLAYRITPFNTAKLGARMDSEKMYNNIMNKFKWGGMDNPKVYLDENVLRMCYSHRRLFSQLALQLVNQGKKDKALKLLEYGSKVIPTKSVPHDFQSGSMEMAKGYYALGQKQKAEQILTDLFTKSSQYVRWYLSMNNSQLAASNQECVYNLYILDETNKLLKAYKSSLLPDYSKKFEALYASYSMRTGAK comes from the coding sequence ATGAAACAGTACAAGTTAGTGAACAACCTGACGGGTTGGTTCGCATTTGCTATTGCAGCCGTTGTCTATTGCCTGACAATAGAACCCACAGCCAGTTTCTGGGATTGTGGTGAGTTTATTACTTCAAGTTATAAACTGGAAGTAGGGCACCCTCCCGGTGCACCTTTCTTTATGCTGACAGCTAATTTCTTTACTCAATTCGTTAGTGATCCGGCAATGGTAGCCAAGATGGTTAATACGATGTCGGCCTTGATGAGTGCTGCCTGTATTATGTTTCTTTTCTGGACAATTACCCATTTAACAAGAAAGCTTGTTTTAAAAGATGGTGAAGAACCAAAGCTTAGCCAGATTATTACCATTATGGGTAGTGGTCTTGTTGGAGCTTTAGTATATACGTTTTCAGATACTTTCTGGTTCAGTGCTGTAGAAGGTGAAGTTTATGCTTACTCTTCTTTGTTTACTGCCGTTGTATTCTGGTTAATATTGAAGTGGGAAGATGTGGCCGATGAGCCTCATTCTGATCGCTGGATTGTTTTGATTGCATATCTTACCGGATTGTCTATCGGTGTGCACTTGCTTAACTTACTCTGCATCCCGGCAATCGTACTGGTTTACTATTTCAAGAAACATCCTAATGCTAATGCAAAAGGCTCTTTGCTTGCATTGGTTGGTTCAATGGTCTTGATTGGTATAGTGCTTTATGGTATTGTTCCCGGTTTTGTAAAAGTGGGAGGGTGGTTTGAACTTTTGTTTGTTAACGACTTTGGATTACCATTTAACACAGGGCTTATTATTTATATCATTATTCTTTTAGCTGCTATTTTCTGGGGGATATATGAATCTTATGTAGAAAAGAGTGATAAAAAGATGAAGTTGTCATTCCTGCTGACTGTTGCGCTTTTAGGAATTCCTTTCTATGGTCACGGAACAAGTAGTGTTGTGATTGGTGCAATTGTGTTAGCTGTTTTGGCAATTTATTTGTTTGCTGAATTCATCAATAAGAAATATCAGATTAGTGCACGCACATTGAATACTTCTTTGCTTTGTATTATGATGATTATGGTTGGATATTCATCTTATGCATTGATCGTTATTCGTTCAACTGCCAATACGCCAATGGATCAGAACTCTCCTGAAGATATCTTCACATTGGGAAGTTATCTGGGACGCGAACAATATGGTTCCAGACCTTTGTTCTATGGTCCGGCTTATTCATCCAAAGTAAAATTGGAAGAGAAAGATGGCTATTGTTCTCCGGTAGTTGAAGAAGGAGCTCCAATTTATGTCAGAAAAGAAAAAGCTTCGGCAAACGAAAAAGACCAATATATTACAGCAGGTAACCAGCAAGACTATGTTTATGCTCAGAACATGTTGTTCCCTCGTATGTATAGTTCTGCACACGAAGCACAATATAAAAACTGGATGAACATAGAAGGATATGATGTTCCTTATGATCAGTGTGGCGAAATGGTTACTGTTAATATGCCTACGCAGCTGGATAACATAAAATTCTTCTTCTCTTACCAGATGAACTTTATGTATTGGCGTTACTTTATGTGGAATTTTGCCGGAAGACAGAATGATATTCAAGGTTCAGGGGAAATTGAACATGGTAACTGGATAACCGGTATTCCTTTTATTGATAATGCTTTGGTTGGAGATCAGTCTTTGTTGCCTGATGATCTTGCTAACAACAGAGGGCATAATGTTTACTACTGTCTTCCATTGTTGCTGGGTATAATCGGAATTCTATTCCAGGCTTATCGCGGACAAAAAGGTATTCAGGGATTCTGGGCTGTATTCTTCTTATTCTTTATGACTGGTATAGCTATTGTTGTGTATCTGAATCAAACTCCAAGTCAGCCTCGTGAACGAGATTATGCTTATGCCGGCTCATTCTATGCGTATGCAATATGGATTGGTATGGGTGTTGCCGGATTAGTCAGGTTGTTAAATAAGAAACTGGGTGAAACACCATCTGCTGTTATTGCCTCTGTAGCTTGTTTGATTGTGCCAATTCAGATGGCTGGCCAGACATGGGATGATCATGACCGCTCTGATCGTTATGCTTGCCGTGACATTGGTCAGAACTATTTGAACTCTTGTCAGACAAAAGGTAATCCGATAATCTTTACCAATGGTGATAACGATACTTTCCCATTGTGGTATAATCAGGAAACAGAAGGATTCCGTACTGATGTTCGTGTTTGTAATTTAAGCTATTTGCAGACAGACTGGTATATTGACCAAATGAAACGTCCGGCTTATAACTCTCCGTCAGTTCCTATTACATGGAACCGTTTGGAATACGTTACCGGTGTAAACGAATATATTCAGGTACGTCCGGAAGTGAAAGAAACAATTCTTGCTCTTTATAAGAGTAACCCGGCTGAAGCTAAAAAGAATTTTGGTGATAACCCATTCGAATTAAAGAACATTCTTAAGCATTGGGTACGTTCTGATAAGGAAGAATTCAAGATTATCCCTACAGATAGTATAGTTATCAAGCTTGATAAGGAAGCTATTAAACGTTCGGGAATGATGATTCCGGATTCATTGAATGGAGTTATTCCAGATTATATGACTCTTTCATTAAAAGGTAAACGTGGAATCAGTAAGTCGGAATTGATGATGCTTGAGATGATTGCTGAATGTAACTGGGAACGCCCTGTTTATATGGCAATATCTGTTGGATCTGAAAATCACCTTTGTTTCTCAGATAATTTCTGTCAGGAAGGTCTTGCTTACCGTATTACTCCGTTTAATACAGCTAAACTTGGTGCTCGCATGGATAGCGAAAAGATGTATAATAACATCATGAACAAGTTTAAATGGGGCGGAATGGATAATCCTAAAGTTTATCTTGACGAAAATGTACTGAGAATGTGTTACTCACACCGTAGATTGTTTTCTCAGCTGGCTCTTCAACTTGTTAATCAAGGTAAGAAAGATAAAGCTTTGAAATTGCTCGAATACGGAAGTAAGGTTATTCCTACAAAGTCTGTTCCTCATGATTTCCAAAGTGGATCAATGGAAATGGCTAAAGGCTACTATGCACTTGGACAGAAACAGAAGGCAGAGCAGATTCTTACCGATTTGTTCACCAAGTCTAGTCAATATGTAAGATGGTACTTGAGTATGAATAATTCACAACTTGCGGCAAGCAATCAGGAGTGCGTTTATAATTTATATATTCTCGACGAAACAAATAAATTGCTTAAAGCATATAAATCGTCTTTATTGCCAGATTACTCAAAGAAATTTGAAGCACTTTATGCTTCTTATTCAATGAGAACCGGTGCAAAATAG
- a CDS encoding polysaccharide deacetylase family protein — protein sequence MFIEQPPKLIRALYPGAIWRMDPKEKAVYLTFDDGPIPEITPWVLDLLDKYGIKATFFLVGDNVRKHPEEFKMIIERGHRVGNHTFNHIRGFEYLTKNYLANTDKANEMIKSDLFRPPHGHMRAHQYYVLRKKYKIVMWDLVTRDYSNKLNGEQVFEKVKHYVRNGSIITFHDSLKSEENMKYALPRSIEWLLEQGYQFKLL from the coding sequence ATGTTTATTGAACAACCCCCAAAGTTAATAAGGGCTCTTTATCCGGGGGCTATTTGGAGAATGGATCCGAAAGAGAAAGCTGTTTATCTCACTTTCGATGATGGACCCATTCCCGAAATAACTCCCTGGGTATTGGATTTATTAGATAAATACGGGATTAAAGCTACTTTCTTTCTGGTAGGAGATAATGTGCGCAAGCACCCTGAAGAGTTTAAAATGATTATTGAACGTGGTCATCGTGTGGGTAATCATACATTTAACCATATCAGGGGATTTGAGTATCTCACGAAGAATTATTTGGCCAATACCGATAAGGCAAACGAGATGATTAAATCAGATCTTTTTCGCCCGCCGCATGGTCACATGAGAGCTCACCAGTATTATGTTCTCAGGAAGAAGTATAAGATTGTGATGTGGGACTTGGTTACTCGTGATTATAGTAATAAACTAAATGGCGAGCAGGTTTTCGAAAAGGTGAAGCATTATGTGCGTAATGGTTCCATTATAACCTTTCACGATTCGCTGAAGTCCGAAGAAAACATGAAGTATGCTTTACCTCGTTCTATAGAATGGTTACTTGAGCAAGGCTATCAGTTTAAGTTATTATAA
- the queG gene encoding tRNA epoxyqueuosine(34) reductase QueG — protein MNKELLSQQIKAEALRLGFSACGIARADIVGESMAYLEQWLTDGNQAGMDYMNNNFDKRCDPRLLVEGTKSIISVALNYYPSRKLREEQLQFAYYAYGKDYHEVMKAKLTELFNFINEHLTPVNGRVFCDTAPVLDRYWAQKAGLGWIGKNTQLIIPSAGSYFFLGEIFLDIELDYDSPIQSKCGNCTRCLDACPVKALERPFILNSNRCLSYLTIEHKGEIEPGMAPQMGNHLYGCDDCQKCCPWNRFASPHQIADFEPSEVLLSMEEDDWKALTVEQYRVLFKGSAVKRAKYDGLMRNLKAILPDE, from the coding sequence ATGAATAAAGAACTACTTTCTCAACAAATAAAAGCCGAAGCTTTACGCCTCGGCTTTTCTGCTTGTGGTATTGCTCGTGCAGATATCGTAGGAGAGAGTATGGCTTATTTGGAACAATGGCTTACAGATGGCAATCAGGCGGGAATGGATTACATGAACAATAACTTTGATAAACGATGTGATCCGCGTTTGCTGGTGGAAGGAACTAAAAGCATTATCTCTGTTGCGCTAAACTATTACCCTTCGCGCAAACTGAGAGAAGAACAACTGCAGTTTGCTTATTATGCCTATGGAAAAGATTACCATGAGGTAATGAAAGCCAAACTTACAGAACTGTTTAACTTCATTAATGAACACTTGACACCGGTCAACGGGAGAGTTTTCTGCGATACAGCACCCGTTCTTGATCGTTACTGGGCACAAAAAGCCGGTCTTGGATGGATTGGAAAGAACACTCAGCTGATTATTCCTAGTGCGGGTTCCTATTTCTTTCTGGGTGAAATCTTTCTGGATATTGAACTTGATTATGATTCCCCAATACAGAGCAAATGCGGTAATTGCACCCGCTGTCTGGATGCATGTCCTGTGAAGGCTTTAGAAAGGCCATTTATCCTTAACTCTAATCGCTGCTTATCTTACCTGACTATTGAACATAAAGGCGAAATAGAGCCCGGAATGGCTCCCCAAATGGGCAATCATTTGTATGGTTGTGATGATTGCCAGAAATGCTGTCCCTGGAATCGGTTTGCTTCTCCTCATCAGATTGCAGATTTTGAACCTTCTGAGGTGCTTCTTTCTATGGAGGAAGATGATTGGAAGGCTTTGACTGTAGAGCAATATCGTGTTTTATTCAAAGGATCTGCCGTAAAACGTGCAAAGTATGACGGCCTTATGCGCAATCTGAAGGCTATTTTGCCGGATGAATGA
- a CDS encoding DUF4861 domain-containing protein: protein MKKTIFLLFAAFAAASCSSSKNINVKVTNVSSLDRNKEMVEVSMAEISTKLHLADTAQVIVLDKNDQQVPYQITYDAKLIFPSTVKAKSSEVYTIKTGVPETFNTLTFGKQFPERVDDVAWENDRIAFRTYGPALQATGEKAFGYDIWVKRTNDLVVENRYAMELNDSTNAEIKRLAVTDPAASKALRERTSYHFDHGNGLDYYKVGPTLGAGTSAFLVDGEMVYPYCYKTQEVLDNGPLRFTVKLVYNPLNIKGNSVIETRIISLDAGSQLNKVNLTFSKVNAVMPLASGIVVHTGSNDYKMSAQKGYIAYADPKDPVNGQIYVGAVFPANVKEAKFMPFKGAEASKIKDGAEGHVTAISDYEPGSEFMYYFGAGWSKWGFNSSADWFKYVDEFAQKVRSPLTVTVK, encoded by the coding sequence ATGAAAAAGACAATCTTTTTATTATTTGCAGCATTTGCAGCTGCTTCTTGCTCAAGCAGCAAGAATATTAATGTAAAGGTAACTAATGTTTCTTCGCTTGATAGAAATAAAGAAATGGTAGAGGTTTCAATGGCCGAAATCAGCACTAAGTTACATCTTGCAGATACAGCTCAGGTTATAGTTCTGGATAAGAATGATCAGCAGGTTCCTTATCAGATTACTTATGACGCAAAGCTGATTTTTCCTTCAACCGTTAAGGCTAAATCTTCTGAAGTATATACGATAAAGACCGGAGTGCCGGAAACATTCAATACGCTTACTTTCGGAAAACAATTTCCGGAACGTGTAGATGATGTAGCGTGGGAAAACGACCGTATTGCATTCCGTACTTATGGTCCGGCTCTTCAGGCAACCGGCGAGAAAGCTTTTGGATATGACATTTGGGTAAAAAGAACAAACGACCTTGTTGTTGAAAACAGATATGCTATGGAGCTTAACGATAGCACTAATGCCGAAATAAAAAGGTTGGCAGTAACAGACCCTGCAGCTTCAAAGGCATTAAGAGAGAGAACTTCTTATCACTTTGATCATGGAAACGGACTGGATTATTATAAAGTTGGCCCTACACTTGGAGCAGGAACTTCTGCTTTCCTTGTAGATGGTGAAATGGTGTATCCTTATTGCTACAAAACACAGGAAGTTCTGGATAACGGACCGCTACGTTTTACTGTAAAGTTGGTTTATAATCCGCTTAACATCAAAGGAAATTCAGTTATCGAAACACGTATTATCTCTCTTGATGCCGGCTCACAACTAAACAAGGTAAATCTTACTTTCAGTAAAGTCAATGCAGTTATGCCTTTGGCTAGCGGTATTGTAGTTCACACCGGAAGCAATGATTATAAAATGTCTGCTCAAAAAGGTTATATTGCTTACGCAGACCCTAAAGACCCGGTTAACGGACAAATTTATGTAGGTGCTGTTTTCCCAGCTAATGTAAAGGAAGCTAAGTTTATGCCTTTTAAAGGAGCAGAAGCTTCTAAAATTAAAGATGGAGCAGAAGGACATGTAACTGCAATCAGCGACTATGAACCGGGCTCTGAATTCATGTACTACTTCGGTGCAGGATGGAGCAAATGGGGTTTCAACTCATCGGCCGACTGGTTTAAGTACGTAGATGAATTTGCACAAAAAGTACGCTCTCCGCTAACTGTAACAGTTAAATAA
- a CDS encoding gluconate 5-dehydrogenase, whose amino-acid sequence MANFSLEGKIALVTGASYGIGFAIATAYAKAGATIVFNDIKQELVDKGIAAYAAEGIKAHGYVCDVTDEDGVNAMVAQIEKEVGVIDILVNNAGIIKRIPMIEMSAKDFRQVIDVDLNAPFIVSKAVIPSMIKKGHGKIINICSMMSELGRETVSAYAAAKGGLKMLTRNIASEYGEFNIQCNGIGPGYIATPQTAPLREKQADGSRHPFDSFIIAKTPAARWGTPEDLEGPAVFLASDASDFVNGHVLYVDGGILAYIGKQPQ is encoded by the coding sequence ATGGCAAATTTTTCATTAGAAGGTAAAATTGCACTTGTAACAGGTGCTTCTTACGGAATTGGTTTCGCTATTGCTACAGCTTACGCAAAAGCAGGAGCAACAATTGTATTCAACGATATCAAACAAGAATTGGTTGATAAAGGTATTGCCGCTTACGCTGCAGAAGGTATCAAAGCTCACGGTTATGTATGTGATGTTACTGACGAAGATGGCGTAAACGCTATGGTAGCTCAGATTGAAAAAGAAGTTGGTGTTATTGATATCCTGGTTAACAACGCAGGTATCATCAAACGTATTCCAATGATTGAGATGAGTGCTAAAGACTTCCGTCAGGTAATTGATGTGGATTTGAATGCTCCTTTCATCGTATCAAAGGCAGTTATTCCTTCAATGATCAAAAAAGGTCACGGTAAAATTATCAACATCTGCTCTATGATGAGTGAACTTGGCCGCGAAACAGTATCTGCATATGCAGCTGCTAAGGGTGGTTTGAAGATGTTAACTCGTAACATTGCTTCTGAATATGGTGAATTCAACATTCAATGTAATGGTATCGGCCCAGGTTATATCGCAACTCCACAAACAGCTCCATTAAGAGAAAAGCAAGCTGACGGTTCTCGTCATCCTTTCGACTCTTTCATTATTGCTAAAACTCCTGCTGCACGTTGGGGAACTCCTGAAGATTTGGAAGGTCCAGCTGTATTCTTGGCTTCTGATGCTTCTGACTTCGTAAACGGACATGTTCTTTATGTAGATGGTGGTATTCTGGCTTATATTGGTAAACAACCTCAATAA